cttatcctcgagacTCATTAGGGTAaggactcggggatggataatgcatgcACTGCTTCCATTGTCCACCATGATGCATTtgacatcggtatctaaaatgcGTAAAGTAATAACGAGGGCATCATTATGAGGGAAAGTCAAATCGTCAGCATCCGACTCGTCGAAGATGGTACTCTCTTCGAGTCTGTCGTACTGTTCGGGGGTGATAGACCGCTTGAACTTGTGAGTGGTGATGAACTTCACGTTGTTGATAGAGGTATTGTCGCCATCACCGATGATTATGTTGATGGTACGAGCTGGCGATGGCGGCTTTGGCGGGCCTTGATGTTCACGTCCTCTCGAAAAGTTAGTCCTCTGCTTATCGCTTAACAGCTCTTTGAGTTGCCCTTGACGTAATATATTTACGACTTCTTGTCTGAGGGCGATGTAATTTTCTATTTTGCGCGCGTGTTCCTGGTGGAACTCACAAAGGGCATCAGATTTTCTGGTGTTCGGGTCTGATCTCATCATCGGCGGCCACTTCACTTTTGTTCCGAGTTTCTCAAGAGCATAGACTATTTCTATAGGCGACACCAAAAAATTATGAGCAGCTAATAAAGGAGGCATACTTCTTTCATTCAGATGGGTCCCCGTCCTTGGCTTGGACAGGCCTACTTCATAGCGGAGGGAGGGTGAGGCGGCCCCCCTGACATATAGTTGGTGTCATTCCCTGTTAGGTCACGGAATCGGATGATCTCTTCTTGTATtgtctcttcattcttttctGGATTCGGCTTGTACCAAGGTTAGCCGGTGAGTTGGTCTGTTGAGGTCATCCTCGTCTGCTTAGTCATCGGCGCAATAAGCATTGTAGATTTcgtcccaagtggttggaggatacTTCATCAATCGGCTCAACAGTTTTCTAGttgctcttgaaccctctctactTTGCCCGTTTTGAAAAGTTGTGACTGCCATCCCTTCAGATACGTTTGACAAAGTCATCCTTACTTTGTTGAACCGGGCGAAGAAGTCCCTTAGTCCCTCTCCCAAGGACTGCTTAATAGcaaatatgtcgtttactctcgcctcggccttcttggctcAGACATTAGCGGTTACGAACCTATCATCCATTTCTTCAAAAGTTTCTATAGAGTGGGCTGGTAGCTTCGAATACCATGTTAATTCCCCTCCCGTGAGGGTTTTGCCAAACTTCTTCATCAAAATGGAGGACACTTGTTCCTTGGCGTAGTCgttgcctttcacggcggtgacgtaGTGATTTAAGTGATCTTCAGGATCGGTCATTCCGTCGTATATCCTGAGGTAGACAagcattttgaaggtctttggtatggcatgtggggctgCATCATCGTTGTACGGCTGCTCTATGAACCTATCGGCATCCCTTTTTGGCAGCAGCTTAGGAGCGCCTAGTATCTTGTCAACTCCTTCTTGGTTCTCTTTCATCTGGTCTCGGAGTGCCttgttttcattctccatttcttccatcctctTTAGAATGGCATCGAGGGCGTTGTCACCTGCACTATCAATAACATTATGAGTTATACCTGTCGTTGGAGGGAGGGGTCGGTTGCACTACTCGTCTATTTGTTGTATCGTGCAAGCCCTTGCGGTTACTGAAGTCATGTTTGGAGCGGGTTTGTTGAGGACGCTTGCTAGCATGTCGGTCAACCATGCCTCGAGGAGTTTTTTCACAGCTGGGGGCGTCCCTTCTTCTGTAGACGTGGATGCCCCTTTTCCGCTAGGTTTTGTCATGCTGCAGTGTGGGGGAGGTGACCTCTCTCGCCTAGGGGACACGTAGGGCGTCGTGTCCTCACCTACTGTTTCACAGCTTTCGTTGATGACATTCATAAtattggttgggaggtcacttgCTTGTCCTTTatccttggttacctgccatgtaggGTTTTGTAAATACAAAGAAAGGAGATCTTGGGGTTTTTTGACGTTAGTGACTTACGTTAATTGTAGATATAGAGGAAACTAAAAATATAACTAAGAAATCCctacagacggcgccaaattttttgaccaaaaaatatagatcttggttcaaataattaaatttatacaaatGCGGGTTAATCTTAGCTAACAATAATATCCCTAAGATGGATTTCTCGAAAGTGCAACAAATATTATGTAGGTGTATTTAAATAACAGCGGCAGTGAGCAATAAATATCCGAGAAATCAAAGGAAATAATATAGCATTCAATATCAATGAATAGCAATAAATGAAATTTAAGTGAATAGGATGAATGAGTCACCCAAGAAAGGATGGAATCAGTGAATGTTCTctctgacaatgatgagtgatggACAATCCTTCGAATAtctgagttattctcggatctagtGAAAAAGTGTAGACAAGAATCTTAATGAAAAGGTAATGTTTGTATACTAGCAAGGAGATCAGATTCTGTTTCTCAAGTCAAAGTGTATTTTTACAAATGGATATCGCATGTCCTCTATAACTATGTCTTTTTCTATCTATAGGGAATATGTTcctagaaaccctaatagtacaaatgcgtacaatatccactagaatattctccattaagtCCTATCTTAACACTAGCCGTTATAACTCTGTTAAACATGCTCGACTTCGTCCTCGATGACGTCTCCTTGACTTCAGTCTTGCTGACTCGTCGATCATGGTCTTTGCTGATAATCAGATTACTTCGGCGTGGTGTCCCAAGAATGCTTTACTGATATCATTTTGACTAAAGATGGATTTTGGCTCATACAAACTCAATTCTTAAGGGGTAATAAGACGAACGACAAAATagaatatagatagatagataaattTATATGACGATATGATTTTTTTAAGGTATTAAAAGTGGAATTTGAACAAAAACAATTCAATGGCTTCTTGAATCTCTGAAATGACAACTATTTCGGAccaatcttttttttctttttggatagCGTGGCAAATAAAAAGGACTAGAGGGAATAACACTTTCCAAAAATAGCTTTTTCTCATTTGCTGAATTACACACGAACTCAAGATTCTCCTCGTGAATTTGAATCATTTGCTGAACTTAAAAGAAATACTCCCTCCAGTCCACAATAGTtgattttttatcttttttgttGTACAAAATATctgattttttcaaattttaagaATGAATTAATTACTTTTTTCCTACATTGTCCTTTGAGTAAATAGTGTTGGAGTATGTGTTAGGAGTGTATATGTGAATAGATAGTAAAGGTTAATATGGTTAATTTCATTActaattaatattaaaaggtAAATTTCTTAATCTATATGAAAACAGccaaaaaaatcacttattatgaACCGGAGAAGTACCTTGGGGAAGTAAATTAACAAGTATTCTGAAATTCCCACACTTTTAGTCATGATTTCATGATCGTCAGCTGTGCTTGTGGCATACTTCAGCTTGGCGACTCTTACACGCTAAAAATATGTGTAATTGTACCAAACCAGTTTTGACGAGTAAGCCAAGTGATAAACAAATTGTTGAATCCTTTAAAGTTtgctttcttttacttttaatttcaAGAAGAAGTGTTGATTCAAACATATGCATATTAATATCTTACATGCTTCTGCTTCTGCCAAACTACAAGAAGAGGTCAATAGTCtctcttgtttcttcctttttatGTCATACTTTCAAGAATTCCACTTGTTTAAAATAATgtgaagattttttttttcagttttgcAGTATTTAAGAAGACGTCGAAAAAACAAGATCAATGACTGCTCCCGGAGTACAGCTGCACCTTCCCGATGATCACCATGTAATCAATCATTCATCACTATATCATTTAGCACGAAAAATGTGATTTTTTTCTATGACTATATGGGGCAGTGCTTGCTGTTATTGCTTCTTTTTTATCTTTCCCTGAGCCAAGAGTCTAACGAAAACAAGCTCTCTAAcctcacaaggtagggataaggtctacgTTCATTCTACCATCCACAATCCCACCTTATGaaattacactgggtttgttattcttgttgttgttgttgactatATGTGGCAGTGGAAGCGTAGTATTTACAAGAAAAAAgcattttcatttttgaaaagaaGGTTAACTTCACTAGTTTTCAAGTATAGGATCAAAGCCATTATGTGCGTTTTTTCCTTAATCAATACTTGGAGTGCAGCTTAAAAATATTGAAGATTCTTGTTGTTTTAATGAAGTATAGTTAAAGCTTACTAATAGGAAGTTAAAATTCTTCAACAGGTGGTGATGGATAATGGTATTCTCCAAGTGACATTGTTAGTACCAGATGGCATTGTAACCGGAATCAAATACAATGGCGTTGACAATTTGCTTGAGATTCTAAATGATGATGAAACAAACAGAGGGTAAATCCATCTGCCATTTCTTTAGTCAAATGCTCCTGATTTCTTTCTCTTTAAGAAAAACATATATAAGTTCTCTTTTTCATCATGAAAATGGATTAACAAAGTTTCTATTGAAAAAGGAATTGAATGTAACACTTGGTAAATGTTTCGTCTAGATACTGGGATGTTGTCTGGAGTTCAGCTGGGACTAAAGGAACTACAGGAATATTTGAAAGGTAATATATACCCTACCCCAAGCCACTGACCTTAGGGTTCTCAAAAAGTACTTTAAACAAAAACTGTTCGTAAAACCAAAATTGTTTTGAGCAATAAGATTGTTTCACCAATACACTGTAGGCTCATATGCACAACCTATAAGGTCATATTGGAAAGAGATGATCAAATAGAGCTTTCCTTCTCAAGGGCATGGGATGTGTCACTTCAGGACAAGCTTATTCCCCTGAAAATAGACAAAAGGTTTTGTTTTGCTTTTTCCTTCCCTTTGTTAAATATTTAtgggcaaaggtccaaatatgcccttgtactatatgaaattgagcacatttgccctttcttaatactttagctcaaatatgctcTTACCGttacatagttggtccatatatgcccttagagttacgcttatatatgcccttttcgaaacggaattcacTCAAACTAATTagttctttcgttaattgtattaaagtgtattacaaacactattttctttttattagtatTTGTTTTTCTtcacctttctcttttctttcttcttttttcttttcttttttttcctttttctttctcccttatccgtttcctccattaccgatgtcttctccattttcgtcaccaatttcacttgacaaaactcatgaatttcaattactaagaaaattctcccataagataatcaagttccaatttcactagccctctaaataaacgaaattaaattgttccaaaaattatggtttaaactttaaaataataaaagcatCTCAACCTTTGACAATattcaaaagaccaaaatatttaaattgtttctagaaagataatttaatgattaaaagcctatagttcaagttgtagtgttataaatttgagttgttagtattttttcatcttttttcagctggacattttctatttttttattaactatgtaaattaggggtgtacatggaacgggttggttcggtttttatcaaaaccaaaccaaaccaattatatcagtTTGGATTGTTCGATTTTGTTGGATTTTTTGGGTTtcttgttacataaatattatttcaatcttactttgttaaattttttagaactaaatatatgttcagtaaaaattaaaaaattgacaaacatatgatctataaaattattcttatgggagaattttcttagtaattggaattcatgagttttgtcaagtgaaattggtgacgaaaatggagaagacatcagtaatggaggaaatcggataagggagaaagaaaaaggaaaaataaaagagaagaaaagaaaaaagaagaaagaaaagagaaaggtaaagaaaaaaaagtactaataaaaggAAATAGTgattgtaatacactttaatacaattaacgaaataGCTAATTAGTTTGGGCGGATTCCGTTtggaaaagggcatatatgggccaattgtgtaactctaagggcatatatggaccaactatgtgacggtaagggcatatttgagctaaagtattaacgaagggcaaatgtgctcaatttcgtatagtacaagggaCTATACTTGATGATTAACCAGAAGTATGATGTTCAGGTTTATAATGCTTAAAGGTTCCTCGGGTTTCTATTCTTATGCAATTTATGAACATTTAGAGGGATGGCCTGGTTTCAACCTTGATGAGACTAGGATCGCATTCAAGCTCAGAAAAGACAAGTAATACTCACTTTATCTTCATCCAATCTGTTAGTTTTTTCTTACTGGCATATCTTTTTAAGTTCTCATATTTACATAATGAAACGTATAATATTTGTGATTAAATGTTTGTATATATCAAAGACACGATGTCATCTCTTATGTATGAAGGATgttttattgtctaattaatctTGAACATCGACCAGGTTTCATTACATGGCAATGGCAGATAACAGGCAGAGATACATGCCCTTACCTGATGACAGGTTACCAGATAGAGGACAACCACTTGCTTATCCTGAAGCAGTCCTGCTTGTCAATCCCGTGGAGCCTGAGTTCAAAGGCGAGGTACCTACTTTCTTCTACCATTTGCTGATGTATAATATAATTAAGTACTCCCCATTAAATGTGTGTTCTTTCTAACAGCTTAGGGTTTTATATATGATAGTTACACACATCTCTCCATCTCTATTTATCCATTTACATAATGTGTCAGTAATGTTACTTCTGTTAACTGGCTGCTGAAGAGGCAATACTGTTCGATTTATCAAATTCTTCTTGTGGTTCATTATTAGGGTCTTAGTGAGTACTTTTTTGGGTAATTCTTGATTGATTAATGCTACCAGGTCGATGACAAGTATCAATACTCATGTGAGGACAAAGATCTCAAAGTTCATGGATGGATTTGTATGGATCCACCACTGGGGTTCTGGATAATTATTCCTAGTGACGAATTTCGATCTGGGGGACCCCTTAAACAAAACCTCACTTCTCATGTTGGTCCAACTGCTCTTTCTGTGAGTAATCACTCCTCTTCAATTGTTTCTTTGGACCTGAGACACTAAATAAGCAAACATAACCAAGCATTTCAATTTGGACCAGACTCTAGTCACAAAACACAGCTtggttttctcttcttttcacgATTGTCTCCTATGATGTATTCTGCAGGTGTTTCTCAGTGCCCACTATGCAGGAGAGGATTTGGTTCCAAAGTTTGGAGACGGGGAGCCATGGAAGAAAGTCTTTGGACCAgtttttatatatcttaattatGTCAATGAAGGGGAGGATCCCCTTACTCTCTGGGAGGATGCCAAAGAACAGGTATAATTAAGGAAAGAGTTTAAGTTCTTTGCGCTGATAATGTTAGAAATATCAAGTCATATAGAAGGCAATTACACGTAACTCTATTTAACAAGCACTCATTGGTAACTCATAATAAATGGTAAATATAACAGGCTAAATTACATAATTGTGTAAAAATTTCTCACTAGCCTGCCTAAAGCATTGAATGCAAAAAATAGATGCTGATAGAAGTTGAAAGCTGGCCTTACAGTTTTCCAGCAAGTGAGGATTTTCCATCATCATCTCAACGTGGTAATATTAGTGGAAGATTGTTAGTCCAAGACAGGTATTACTTGCTTATTTTTTACTATTaccacttttttcttttttcttttggagGTAGGTGGTGGACTTGGAAGAACAATTATTCTACGGTCATTGGCTCTACTTATATTATTTTTTCAAGCTTAGGTACTTCAAAGATTATAAGATATCTGCTTCTGGTGCATACGTTGGCTTGGCTCCACCAGGAGAAGCCGGTTCATGGCAAAGAGAATGCAAGGTGATTCAAGGGAACATAAAAGCTCAATCACTCGAAAACTACTTATGTTTTTTCATTTTAAGAATTTGAATACTTGTTGATGTTGATCAGGATTATCAATTCTGGACAAAAGCAGATGAGGAAGGCTATTATGTAATCAGTGATATACGAGCAGGCGACTATAACTTGTATGCATTTGTCCCTGGATTCATTGGAGATTACAAAAGTGACATTAAAGTCACAATTACCTCGGGTACTAAATTCTCTATTTGGCTAATACACCATTATTTTCAAGCTTTTCAAGATCGTTACGAGCTAAAAATAACATGTTATAAATCAGGTTGCAGCATTGAGATAGATGATCTTGTCTTTGAACCCCCAAGAAATGGACCTACACTTTGGGAAATTGGCATTCCTGATCGTTCTGCTCGAGAGTTTTATATTCCTGATCCTGATCCAAAATATATCAACAAACTCTTTGTTAATCATCCTGATAAGTTAAGCTTTCTCCTTCTTCATCGATAGTTtaatttttatctttttattttgctGCTCATTATCATCATCTTCCTCAGGTTTAGACAGTACGGGCTATGGGAGAGATACACTGGCTTGTATCCAAATGGTGATATAGTTTTTACAGTTGGAGAGAGTGACTATAAAAAAGATTGGTTCTTTGCTCAAGTCACTAGGTAAAGAAAGTACTAAATCAGTACTATATTTGCATCTGGATTTATTTGTAGACTTTAGGGAAGATCTTATAATTGATATCTTCATTAAATTTGAATGTGAGTTTTCTTCCTTTTTTCGGACTTTTGGGTATGTTAGGAAAAGGGATGAAAAGACATATATAGGAACAACATGGCAAATAAAGTTCAAACTTGACAGTGTTAAACAAAAGGAAATCTATACACTAAGAGTGGCACTTGCATCTGCAGCTCAAGCTGAATTACAGGTATAGCACAGTTTTTCCATCATTTTTAGATATTTTCGAGTCAACGATAAAGGAAATCATAAAATGTAACTTGCAGGTTCGCGTTAATGATTCAAGCACGAATACTCCTCTATTCTCAAGTGGAGTGATAGGGAAGGATAACGCGATAGCAAGGCATGGAATTCATGGTCTCCATTGGCTGTTCAATGTGAATTTGCAGGGTAATATACTTGTTGAAGGGGAAAATACCATATATTTGACCCAAGCAAATTCAACTAGTCCTTTTCAAGGGATCATGTATGATTATATCCGTTTAGAAGGACCTCCTTACCATGACTAAGGCAAATTGTTCGAGAAAtctttgtatatttttttttttgtacaaCTCTTTTGatagagtttaagttatatacaaaCAAATTCTCTATGCATGCATTGTCGTCTCAAATGCTGGCAAATAGTATTTTATTGCACTTTGAATGGAATAAACCATAGTCTATCCTtctcttttttaaaattttgtgacACAGTTCTGATAGAATTTAATgttccaccaaactatatagagaaccagatTCTCTATTAGTTTTCATAGAACACACGTACACTGCAGTAGGTAAATGACACAaaaaattccccctttttgatgatgacaaacttataattgaagtttTCCCTAAGAGTCAGAATTGAAGTTTCCTGTATTCCCCCTGAATCTGTTCCCTAGTGCCAGAATGGTAGTTTCCTGTATTCCCCCTGAATCTGTTCCCCAGCTTGTTCCCCCTCAATTATTTTTcgcccttttggcatcataaaaagatcagTAGCAAGCAAGaagcaaaaagaagtctagcttgattaactcatgccacatgtgtgcGCACAATCATGACTAAAAATAGAGCAAAAGAGCAAGACATACACAGTAAAAGGATGAAACTTACATTAATTTTTGGAAATTAAGCAGGGAGCAATTCCATTGTTaccaaaacatccacaaaataaaaacaacaaaaggTACCAGTCATAAACATCATTAAGAATAAAAACAGAGGACGAACACTAGGAACTTGACACTGGGAATAGGACGGCTATTAAGGAGCACTTGAAGGGGGAGCATTGGAGGCATAGAAAGAGGGAAAGGGTTTTAAGAAGGATGTCCATACGAGCATTTGCAGACCCTTGCTCGGTTAGCAACCTTTCCTTCAGATCCTCAATCTGTTTCCTGAGAGCAGCATTTTCCTTTGTCAGGCGGGCAACCTCTGTAGTTTGGGAACTACTGGAACCAGCTGCCTCCTGGGTCTGACTAAGTTGACCTTCGAGAATGGCATTTCGAGCCTTCTGTTTCCTTATTTCTTCAGTGGCACTGTTTTGAGCGTTGATCAACTGAGAAATGGTCTAATTATTGCCTACCCCTCCACTCATATCAATGCACTCACACTCTTCAAGGGTGGTTTTGGAGAAATATTGCTTGTGAGTTCCTACTTTAGCCAGTCCCAATTGAACCTTGAAGAATTCAAACACTTTAGTGAGGAGAAACCCGTAAGGCAACCCATGATTACCTTCCTTGAACTATGCTACTTTCTTCATGTGTTCTATCATAAGACCAGGCAGGTTCATGGTGGTGTAGCTATCCAGTGATTCCATGAAAACCAAGTCTACTCGTGATGTAATGGAGAGTCTTTCAGCACGTGGGAGCAGAACTTTGTTCACCATTTCGGACATCAGTTGGTACACTGGAGGGAGGGCCTTCTTGTGTACCCGTTCCCCCTTGTTGTACTGCCTTATCCTTCACAATGGCGTTTCTGAAATTTGTAGAGCAGACCCCCTCAATGGATGACATCCCATCAGTGGGCACGCCCAAAATGGCTCCCAGTACACTAGTGTCCATCACAAAATCAACACTGTTCACTGTCAGACAAATGTTATCGTCCTTAACTGTGAAGAAGTCAGCATAAAAGCTACGCACTTCTACCTCATATACCTTGGGATTGTTAGTTGTGAACAGATGTGTCCATTATTGGAATTCACATATCTCCACCAATTGGCGCATTCCTGACATATCCAGAATATCGAGGGCAAATGTACGGCCCCCACAGTACATTTTGGATTCTCAGTTTTCCCTTCCAGCATCCTGGGTTGCATCAACCTTGGCCCTTTTGGAGGTACCGAGTTCTTCACTAGCACTAGCCTTCCTTTTCACTGATTTTCTTGTACTTTTTCTTTTCTCACCAGATTTCTCAGACATTTGTTCAACCAACTCTTCACCAAATTTCTCAGCTACTTTCTCATAAGATTTTTCACCCTCAACCTTGCTCAAGTCAATTTCACTCACAGATGACTCTCTGTTGGACTTTGGAACGGTAAGTTTCTTTGAGGACTTACGAACCAAGGAACCAGGTTCATCTTctacctcatcatcaacaacaacgaCTAGTGCAGGAGGCACTACCTTCTCATTTACAACCTTTCTATCTTTCACCAATatcctcttcttcttttcctttttgcttttccttaaaACTGACTCAAATTCTTCCTTTTTCTGCAACCTAGTGATAAGTCTCTTAGAAGTTGACTCTTGGGGAGTTGCCTGACTACTCCTAGACTTGATGAAGCTCGCAAGAGCCACATTGTCATAGGTATCTTCACTCCCTTCATTTTCCTCCTCAGACAGAGATCGCATCTCGGGAGGAACAATGGCCAATAGCTCAGCATAGAAATGAGGAGAGGGAGCGGAATCAGTACTGACCTGGGGTTCTTCAGAAAAATAGggagtttcatcccaagtaggagcatAGTTCTCCTATGTGGAGGGATCAAGTCCCTCAGGAAGTTCCCCAGTAGTACTATCTGCTGCCAGATTTTTGACAGGCACCAGTTCCTTTCCCTCTGCCAGTAGACTATCACCTTCCCCCTTAGACCCATTTATTTCAGACACGCCTTCATACTCATCAACTACACAGCCCTCAATAGCAATTGACAACATATTCTCTATGGCCTCTTGTTCTTGTAAACCCAAAGTAAACTCAGAAGACATAAGAAGAGCATTACCTATAGACTCGGCGACATTCAAATCAAAACATGGGGTAGTCTTTGCCGATTCATCACTGTTACAACCCACTCCTTGCATCTCATAATATTTTTCCACTGGTCGACTAGAAATTTCCTGATTGTCTTTTTCCGCCACTGTATCTGCTTCTACCATTTTTTTCGACGAGACAGAAGCAGAAGTTGCTGCCACAAATTTCTTAGGAGTCGAGGTTTTGCGACTCCTATGAGAGCCAATGCTCGACTAAGTTGGAGAGGAACTAGTATATGGTTGTGACTCTAGCTTAGGGTTTGGACTAGATAGTGTAGGGATTATAGGTTCTAGCACTGGGGTTTCAATGGGTGATGACACTGTGGGGATGATGCTTGGAACAGTCTGAGTCTCCATATTTTCAGACATGATGGAGGATAGTGAGAGTATTATGGAAGAAGAGAGTGTTCGATTTGAAGGAAAAAGAGAATTTTTGGCTTTGATGTGAACAGTTATGATAGTGACCGTGAGAGAGGTTATTTAAGAAGGGTGAGGGATCGGTTAGGAACGGGTATCAAGTTGGGTAAACGGGTCATTTCATAACGGGTAGGACGCTTGAGTTCCAAAAAGAGAGAGAAATGAAGGATTGATATTTTAATGACATGGCACCATTTCAGTCGTTAAAAAGATGTGGATGAGAGTACATAgaaactactaacctgtgtcaaaggaaccaggttccctgactgAAATGCGATATCATTGGCTACTTGTTTGCTCTGTAATCGTCATGTGTGTCTACCTGCAATGGTATAGAGATGAAAACTTTGCCAGAAAACACTTTCTAACTATTTTACCTGtacatttctttcatagccaatcatcgagggaccaggtccCTAGCTAGATTTCATCAACCCTAGTGCCAAAcgattcttttcaaagtgctctATGCTCAGagctttggtgaagatatctgcaatTTGATCTTTTGTGCTGCAAGACTTCATGCAAATAAGCCCTTTctcaacattgtctctgaggaAGTGATGTCACACATCAATATGCTTTGTTCTCTTATGTTAAATTGGATTTTTTCCATGTTGAGAGCACTAGTGTTGTCACATAGTAAGGGCACACAATCAGAAAACACACCAAAATCTTCTAGATGTTGCTTGATCCACAGTAATTGAGCATAGCAAGAGGCAGCTaccacatactcagcttcagcagttgaAAGGGCCACTGAGTTTTATTTTCTTGTGCCCTATGAGATTAGACACGAGCCCAGAAAATGTGCCATACCAGAAGTGCTTTTCCTATCTACCAAATAACCAGCATAGTCAACATCAGCATACCCTATTAAGTCAAAGTTATCTCATGAGAGATAGTAGAGAACCAAGTCCTTCGTTCCTTTGAGACACCTCAGAATTCTCTTTGCAGCCTTCagatgagactcctttggattggATGGAAACCTGACACAAAGTCCCACACTGAAGACAATGTCTGGTCTACTTGTTGTGAGATTCAGAAGTGACCCAATAATGCCTCTATGCATAGTCTCGTTTACAGGAGAATCAGGTTCATCCATATCCAGGCAAGTGGCAGTGGCAATAGGTGTATCAATAATCTTTGAACTCTCAATCTCAAATCTCTTCGGAAGCTCTTTGATGTACTTTTGCTGACTTATCATTGTACCCCTAGGAGTTTGCTTGACTTGTAGATccaagaagaaattcaattcccccatcatgctcatttcaaactcacttcccaTGAGTCTTGCAAATTCCTCACACAAAGAGTCATTTGCTGCTCCGAAGAtaatgtcatcaacatagacttgcactatgagcaggttcctcctctatttcttcaaaaatagagtgttgtcaatttttcct
This region of Nicotiana tomentosiformis chromosome 4, ASM39032v3, whole genome shotgun sequence genomic DNA includes:
- the LOC138910315 gene encoding uncharacterized protein yields the protein MRSLSEEENEGSEDTYDNVALASFIKSRSSQATPQESTSKRLITRLQKKEEFESVLRKSKKEKKKRILVKDRKVVNEKVVPPALVVVVDDEVEDEPGSLVRKSSKKLTVPKSNRESSVSEIDLSKVEGEKSYEKVAEKFGEELVEQMSEKSGEKRKSTRKSVKRKASASEELGTSKRAKVDATQDAGREN